One window of the Conexibacter sp. SYSU D00693 genome contains the following:
- a CDS encoding GMC family oxidoreductase produces the protein MSATALEGALPHEAARRERAPSVTPRVVDGAELGGRRTISVDVCVVGSGAGGGPVAAGLAEAGLEVAVLEEGGHHPSGTLTARPRDMSTRLYRDGGQVVTVGTPPIVLPLGRGVGGTTLVNSGTCFRTPAAVLDRWRSEHGLEALDATTVASLFTRVEEAIGVRQVTPELAGDNAAVVRRGAEALGVSGRHLFRNARGCVGSGVCAFGCPSGAKQHAGEVFAPRAWAAGATTYTGCRAARLEVERGAVRAVVAHTAAGGRLTVRARHTVLACGALLTPLVLRRHGIGTASGALGRHLTIHPASAARALMDDPLDPWRGVPQSFYVDELADAGILLEGIAGPPDQAAMATPGQGEVHRARMLDVRRWATFGVMVADSSSGSVRAMPGRPGGVPRPLVRYDLAAADAERFRRGFALLARIFFAAGAREVLVPVAGIPPLRDGDTGPLDRATIRPRDVKAMAFHPLGTARMGADPRRSVVDPDLAVHGVAGLHVADGSVLPTSPQVNPQLTIMALATRLADHLSTRG, from the coding sequence GTGAGCGCGACCGCCCTGGAGGGCGCCCTCCCGCACGAGGCGGCGCGGCGCGAGCGGGCGCCGTCGGTCACCCCGCGCGTCGTCGACGGCGCCGAGCTCGGCGGCCGGCGGACGATCTCCGTCGACGTGTGCGTCGTCGGCAGCGGCGCGGGCGGCGGCCCGGTGGCGGCGGGGCTCGCGGAGGCCGGGCTCGAGGTGGCGGTGCTCGAGGAGGGCGGCCACCACCCGTCCGGCACGCTGACTGCGCGCCCGCGTGACATGAGCACGCGGCTCTACCGCGACGGCGGTCAGGTCGTGACGGTGGGGACGCCGCCGATCGTCCTGCCCCTGGGGCGCGGCGTCGGTGGGACGACGCTCGTGAACTCCGGCACGTGCTTCCGCACGCCGGCGGCGGTGCTGGACCGGTGGCGCTCCGAGCACGGCCTCGAGGCGCTCGACGCGACGACGGTCGCCTCGCTCTTCACGCGGGTGGAGGAGGCGATCGGCGTGCGCCAGGTCACCCCGGAGCTCGCGGGCGACAACGCGGCGGTGGTCCGGCGGGGTGCCGAGGCGCTGGGCGTCTCGGGCCGTCACCTGTTCCGCAACGCGCGCGGCTGCGTCGGGTCGGGCGTCTGTGCGTTCGGCTGTCCCAGCGGCGCCAAGCAGCACGCGGGGGAGGTCTTCGCGCCGCGCGCGTGGGCGGCGGGCGCGACGACCTACACGGGCTGTCGCGCCGCGCGCCTGGAGGTCGAGCGCGGCGCGGTCCGGGCCGTCGTCGCCCACACCGCCGCGGGCGGGCGGCTGACGGTGCGCGCGCGCCACACCGTGCTGGCGTGCGGCGCGCTGCTGACGCCGCTGGTGCTGCGCCGCCACGGCATCGGGACGGCGTCGGGCGCGCTGGGCCGGCACCTGACGATCCACCCGGCCAGCGCGGCCCGGGCGTTGATGGACGACCCGCTGGACCCGTGGCGCGGCGTCCCGCAGTCGTTCTACGTCGACGAGCTCGCCGACGCGGGGATCCTGCTCGAGGGCATCGCCGGACCGCCCGACCAGGCGGCGATGGCGACGCCCGGCCAGGGCGAGGTGCACCGCGCCCGGATGCTCGACGTGCGCCGCTGGGCGACCTTCGGGGTGATGGTCGCCGACTCGTCGAGCGGATCGGTGCGCGCGATGCCCGGCCGCCCGGGCGGGGTCCCGCGGCCGCTGGTCCGCTACGACCTGGCGGCCGCCGACGCCGAGCGCTTCCGCCGGGGCTTCGCCCTGCTGGCGCGGATCTTCTTCGCGGCGGGCGCGCGCGAGGTCCTCGTCCCGGTCGCCGGGATCCCGCCCCTGCGCGACGGCGACACCGGCCCGCTGGACCGCGCGACGATCCGCCCGCGCGACGTCAAGGCGATGGCCTTCCACCCGCTGGGCACCGCCCGGATGGGCGCCGACCCCCGGCGCAGCGTCGTCGACCCCGACCTCGCGGTGCACGGGGTGGCGGGTCTGCACGTCGCCGACGGCTCGGTGCTGCCGACCTCCCCGCAGGTCAACCCGCAGCTGACGATCATGGCCCTCGCCACGCGCCTGGCCGACCACCTCTCGACCCGGGGTTGA
- a CDS encoding FadR/GntR family transcriptional regulator: MSEQVFRELLDALLAGRYAPGEKLPGQRALARDMGVTLGSLREALKRLEQMRLVEVRHGDAMRVRPWREAGGLDVLAHVLFRAGALDVAVLDDVLEARALMLRELAGLAAQRRDDASAQRLAELAAAFAEAGDDAGAAAFVDFAFFTEVSRAAGNVVFDLILNAIRDLYLEHHERIPVTGRPAELAPRYAEIAAAVRERDAETAQARAFELATAQAARVREGR; this comes from the coding sequence GTGTCCGAGCAGGTCTTCCGCGAGCTGCTCGACGCGCTGCTGGCCGGCCGCTACGCGCCCGGCGAGAAGCTCCCGGGGCAGCGCGCCCTCGCCCGGGACATGGGGGTGACCCTGGGATCGCTGCGGGAGGCCCTCAAGCGCCTCGAGCAGATGCGCCTGGTCGAGGTCCGCCACGGCGACGCGATGCGCGTGCGTCCGTGGCGCGAGGCCGGCGGGCTCGACGTCCTGGCCCACGTGCTGTTCCGGGCCGGCGCGCTCGACGTCGCCGTGCTCGACGACGTGCTCGAGGCGCGGGCGCTGATGCTGCGCGAGCTCGCCGGCCTGGCGGCGCAGCGACGCGACGACGCGTCGGCGCAGCGGCTGGCGGAGCTGGCGGCGGCCTTCGCCGAGGCCGGCGACGACGCGGGGGCGGCGGCGTTCGTGGACTTCGCGTTCTTCACCGAGGTGTCGCGCGCGGCGGGCAACGTCGTCTTCGACCTGATCCTCAACGCGATCCGCGACCTCTACCTCGAGCACCACGAGCGCATCCCGGTGACGGGGCGGCCCGCGGAGCTCGCTCCGCGCTACGCCGAGATCGCGGCGGCGGTCCGCGAGCGCGACGCCGAGACGGCGCAGGCCCGGGCGTTCGAGCTCGCGACCGCGCAGGCCGCGCGGGTGCGGGAGGGACGATGA
- a CDS encoding PspC domain-containing protein gives MTDEAPTTEQPAPEPGPGQQPPPRRLLRTNEDRIIGGVAAGLGRTLGVDAWIVRLVFLLLTVFGGAGVVGYLVLLAFVPADAGDGTPQDQTYATTHPFAVGAAAVAGVAVLIAIDGGFGGWFFGGNLLLLLAIAGLAYAAYRGLERQGGRPPTAARVAGGVLLALAVLALVGTGITGAFWLAASGGGEVAAGIVIALGVVAAVSAFVRPVRWLAPAALVVAVPLALVIAADIDLDGGIGDRTYRPATGADVDPEYKLGMGELTLDLRETAWPRGGVLETRVDVGMGHALVLVPSGVCISAEGDVGVGAFSVLDEESGGIDVEQEVVTGTAGTRPRLRLHGTVGLGHLEVDTARRNRRGPDRHRDDDDDDRGTVRVSGEACPSA, from the coding sequence ATGACCGACGAGGCCCCCACCACCGAGCAGCCGGCGCCCGAGCCCGGCCCGGGCCAGCAGCCCCCGCCGCGCCGCCTCCTGCGCACGAACGAGGACCGGATCATCGGCGGCGTCGCCGCCGGCCTGGGCAGGACGCTCGGGGTCGACGCGTGGATCGTGCGCCTCGTCTTCCTCCTGCTCACCGTGTTCGGCGGCGCGGGCGTCGTCGGCTACCTCGTCCTCCTGGCCTTCGTCCCGGCCGACGCCGGGGACGGGACGCCGCAGGACCAGACCTACGCCACGACCCACCCGTTCGCGGTCGGCGCCGCCGCCGTCGCCGGCGTCGCGGTGCTCATCGCCATCGACGGCGGCTTCGGCGGCTGGTTCTTCGGCGGCAACCTCCTCCTGCTCCTCGCCATCGCCGGCCTGGCCTACGCCGCCTACCGCGGCCTGGAGCGCCAGGGGGGCCGGCCGCCCACGGCCGCGCGGGTGGCGGGCGGCGTCCTGCTCGCCCTCGCGGTCCTCGCCCTCGTGGGGACCGGCATCACCGGCGCGTTCTGGCTGGCGGCCAGCGGCGGCGGCGAGGTCGCGGCCGGCATCGTCATCGCCCTCGGCGTCGTCGCCGCCGTCAGCGCCTTCGTGCGCCCCGTGCGCTGGCTCGCGCCCGCCGCCCTCGTCGTGGCCGTCCCGCTCGCGCTCGTGATCGCCGCCGACATCGACCTCGACGGCGGCATCGGCGACCGGACCTACCGCCCCGCCACGGGGGCGGACGTCGACCCCGAGTACAAGCTCGGCATGGGCGAGCTGACCCTCGACCTGCGCGAGACCGCCTGGCCGCGCGGCGGCGTGCTCGAGACCCGCGTGGACGTGGGGATGGGGCACGCGCTCGTCCTCGTCCCGTCGGGCGTGTGCATCAGCGCCGAGGGCGACGTCGGCGTCGGCGCCTTCAGCGTCCTCGACGAGGAGTCCGGCGGCATCGACGTCGAGCAGGAGGTCGTGACGGGCACGGCCGGCACCCGGCCGCGCCTGCGGCTGCACGGCACGGTCGGCCTCGGCCACCTCGAGGTGGACACCGCCCGCCGCAACCGCCGCGGCCCGGACCGCCACCGCGACGACGACGACGACGACCGCGGGACCGTCCGCGTGAGCGGCGAGGCCTGCCCCAGCGCGTGA
- a CDS encoding ATP-binding protein: MDAQAPPAAQPLRRDPANGLVAGVCAGLAQRLGVDVLLVRVAAAVLTVSAGIAIPLYVLAWALLPSVDAAQEARAPRLRPGSFLIASGVACIALGALLAARAADLWIGDGVVFPVVLAAAGAALVWRQSQERVGATPDEPARPRDAASAAAAPAVAEEPPSTRDRAAALSRTGAGTALILAAGLLVLHFSGALAGARDAALSVLVVVAALALVGGPFALRAARTISEERAARIRSQERSEVAAHLHDSVLQTLALVQKQAGDPRAVAAIARRQERELRSWLAGADAARPDERLADALRAVAAEVEDDHGVPIEVVAVGDRPLDQRGEALVAAAREAMVNAAKHAGEAGPVQVFAEVEDGRAEVFVRDRGQGFDPQAVPDDRRGVRESILGRMTRHGGRATIHAAPGAGTEVELVLEDDPR; encoded by the coding sequence ATGGACGCCCAAGCGCCTCCGGCGGCCCAGCCGCTGCGCCGCGACCCGGCCAACGGCCTGGTCGCGGGCGTCTGCGCGGGGCTGGCGCAGCGCCTGGGCGTCGACGTCCTGCTGGTGCGCGTCGCCGCCGCCGTGCTCACCGTCTCCGCGGGCATCGCGATCCCCCTCTACGTCCTGGCCTGGGCACTGCTGCCGTCGGTCGACGCCGCGCAGGAGGCCCGCGCCCCGCGACTGCGGCCCGGGAGCTTCCTCATCGCCTCGGGCGTCGCGTGCATCGCCCTCGGTGCGCTGCTCGCCGCTCGCGCGGCCGACCTGTGGATCGGCGACGGCGTCGTCTTCCCCGTCGTGCTCGCCGCGGCGGGCGCGGCGCTCGTGTGGCGCCAGTCCCAGGAGCGCGTCGGGGCCACGCCCGACGAGCCCGCCCGCCCGCGTGACGCGGCCAGCGCCGCGGCGGCGCCGGCGGTCGCCGAGGAGCCGCCGAGCACCCGCGACCGCGCCGCCGCCCTGTCCCGGACGGGCGCGGGGACGGCGCTCATCCTCGCCGCCGGGCTCCTGGTCCTGCACTTCTCGGGCGCCCTGGCCGGCGCGCGCGACGCGGCCCTCAGCGTCCTCGTGGTCGTCGCCGCGCTCGCGCTCGTCGGCGGCCCGTTCGCGCTGCGCGCCGCCCGCACCATCAGCGAGGAGCGCGCCGCGCGCATCCGCTCGCAGGAGCGCTCCGAGGTCGCCGCGCACCTCCACGACTCCGTGCTGCAGACCCTCGCCCTCGTCCAGAAGCAGGCCGGTGACCCGAGGGCCGTCGCCGCCATCGCCCGCCGCCAGGAGCGCGAGCTGCGCAGCTGGCTGGCCGGGGCCGACGCCGCGCGGCCCGACGAGCGCCTGGCCGACGCGCTGCGGGCCGTGGCCGCCGAGGTCGAGGACGACCACGGCGTGCCCATCGAGGTCGTGGCGGTGGGCGACCGGCCGCTGGACCAGCGCGGCGAGGCGCTGGTGGCGGCCGCCCGCGAGGCGATGGTCAACGCCGCCAAGCACGCCGGCGAGGCCGGCCCGGTGCAGGTCTTCGCCGAGGTCGAGGACGGCCGCGCCGAGGTCTTCGTCCGCGACCGCGGCCAGGGGTTCGACCCCCAGGCCGTCCCGGACGACCGCCGCGGCGTGCGCGAGTCCATCCTCGGGCGCATGACCCGCCACGGGGGCCGCGCGACGATCCACGCGGCGCCCGGCGCCGGCACCGAGGTCGAGCTCGTCCTGGAGGACGACCCGCGATGA
- a CDS encoding response regulator transcription factor, with the protein MTQPLLRVVLVDDHGLFRAGVRSELQGLVEVVGEAGDVAQAVECIPRLAPDVVLLDVHLPGGGGEEVLRRLAELAGGSGAGPAKCLALSVSDDPQDVIAVVRAGARGYVTKTISGPELADAIRRVHDGDAVFSPRLAGFVLDAFAGAATPAEGTDPQLDQLTAREREVLRHIARGYLYKEIALRLGISPKTVEAHVSAVLRKLQLSSRHELSRWAAERRLVD; encoded by the coding sequence ATGACCCAGCCGCTCCTGCGCGTCGTCCTCGTCGACGACCACGGCCTCTTCCGCGCCGGCGTGCGGTCCGAGCTCCAGGGCCTCGTGGAGGTGGTCGGCGAGGCCGGCGACGTCGCGCAGGCCGTGGAGTGCATCCCGCGCCTGGCGCCCGACGTCGTCCTGCTCGACGTCCACCTCCCGGGCGGCGGCGGCGAGGAGGTCCTGCGCCGGCTGGCCGAGCTGGCGGGCGGCAGCGGCGCGGGGCCCGCCAAGTGCCTGGCGCTCAGCGTCTCCGACGACCCGCAGGACGTCATCGCGGTCGTGCGCGCCGGCGCGCGCGGCTACGTCACGAAGACGATCTCCGGCCCGGAGCTGGCGGACGCGATCCGGCGGGTCCACGACGGCGACGCCGTCTTCTCCCCGCGCCTGGCCGGCTTCGTCCTCGACGCGTTCGCGGGCGCCGCGACGCCGGCCGAGGGCACCGACCCGCAGCTCGACCAGCTCACCGCGCGCGAGCGCGAGGTCCTGCGCCACATCGCTCGCGGCTACCTCTACAAGGAGATCGCGCTGCGCCTGGGCATCTCGCCCAAGACCGTCGAGGCCCACGTGAGCGCGGTCCTGCGCAAGCTCCAGCTCTCCAGCCGTCACGAGCTCTCGCGCTGGGCCGCCGAGCGGCGGCTCGTGGACTGA
- a CDS encoding SDR family oxidoreductase, which produces MAQRTILFTGFPGFIGARLIPKLLAGDPEAQVAALVEPRMVERARGAAARLDGGDRVRIVPGDITQPRLGLDDATYEQLRAETVTVHHLAAIYDLAVPMAIAERVNVLGTQHVLAFCRDCERLERHDYVSTAYVAGLRSGLVREDELAVGQAFKNHYESTKFAAEVLVRMSMDEVPTTIFRPAIVVGDSRTGETQKFDGPYYMLRTIAATRGPLMQLGNPEALFNVVPVDFVVDAMAAAAGDDRAVGLTLHLTDPEPVSSADIFRLLAQEYAGRTPSIKVPLSVLDGALRFSAVRALYGGTPRESLMYLNHPVRFDTTNAAEVLSRHGLHCPRFPEYVSSIVRFFAEHEDDDALRPAH; this is translated from the coding sequence ATGGCGCAGCGCACGATCCTCTTCACCGGCTTCCCGGGCTTCATCGGGGCCCGGCTCATCCCCAAGCTCCTCGCCGGCGACCCCGAGGCGCAGGTGGCCGCGCTCGTCGAGCCGCGGATGGTCGAGCGCGCGCGTGGCGCGGCGGCGAGGCTCGACGGCGGCGACCGCGTGCGGATCGTCCCCGGCGACATCACCCAGCCGCGTCTCGGCCTCGACGACGCGACCTACGAGCAGCTCAGGGCCGAGACCGTCACGGTCCACCACCTCGCGGCGATCTACGACCTCGCCGTCCCCATGGCGATCGCCGAGCGCGTCAACGTCCTGGGCACGCAGCACGTGCTGGCCTTCTGCCGCGACTGCGAGCGCCTCGAGCGCCACGACTACGTCTCCACGGCGTACGTCGCCGGCCTGCGCTCCGGCCTCGTGCGCGAGGACGAGCTCGCCGTCGGCCAGGCGTTCAAGAACCACTACGAGTCCACGAAGTTCGCCGCCGAGGTCCTCGTGCGGATGTCGATGGACGAGGTGCCGACGACGATCTTCCGGCCTGCCATCGTGGTGGGCGACTCGCGCACCGGCGAGACGCAGAAGTTCGACGGGCCGTACTACATGCTGCGCACGATCGCGGCGACCCGCGGGCCGCTCATGCAGCTCGGCAACCCCGAGGCGCTGTTCAACGTCGTGCCGGTGGACTTCGTCGTCGACGCGATGGCCGCGGCGGCGGGCGACGACCGCGCGGTGGGCCTGACGCTGCACCTGACCGACCCCGAGCCCGTCTCCTCGGCCGACATCTTCCGGCTGCTGGCCCAGGAGTACGCGGGCAGGACGCCGTCGATCAAGGTCCCGCTGAGCGTGCTCGACGGCGCGCTGCGCTTCTCGGCGGTGCGCGCCCTGTACGGGGGCACGCCGCGCGAGTCGCTCATGTACCTCAACCACCCGGTGCGCTTCGACACGACGAACGCGGCCGAGGTCCTGAGCCGGCACGGGCTGCACTGCCCGCGCTTCCCGGAGTACGTGTCGTCGATCGTGCGGTTCTTCGCCGAGCACGAGGACGACGACGCGCTCCGCCCTGCCCACTAG
- a CDS encoding ferritin-like domain-containing protein encodes MQDLIKLETLDVDGAIRETAEDAAGIGIDRSQFLKRAAGAGAGFVAGGVLFGGLASPASAAISTRRKSKANDVKILNYALTLEYLEAEFYRAALAGGGPNTDQLKAFAQATSAHEDAHVKTLKQVLGSAAVKKPSFDFGDTVTDPAKFAATAQALEDTGVAAYAGQGPNIAQRAVVQAALSIHSVEARHAAWIRFINSGGAFGANGPAPRSFDSPKSERSVLKVVTDTGFLKG; translated from the coding sequence ATGCAGGACCTCATCAAGCTGGAGACCCTCGACGTCGACGGCGCGATCCGCGAGACGGCCGAGGACGCCGCCGGGATCGGCATCGACCGCAGCCAGTTCCTCAAGCGCGCCGCGGGCGCCGGTGCCGGCTTCGTGGCCGGCGGCGTGCTGTTCGGCGGCCTGGCGAGCCCGGCGAGCGCCGCGATCTCGACGCGCCGCAAGTCGAAGGCCAACGACGTCAAGATCCTCAACTACGCCCTGACGCTCGAGTACCTCGAGGCCGAGTTCTACCGCGCCGCCCTCGCCGGCGGCGGCCCGAACACCGACCAGCTCAAGGCCTTCGCCCAGGCCACGAGCGCCCACGAGGACGCCCACGTCAAGACCCTCAAGCAGGTCCTCGGCTCGGCCGCGGTCAAGAAGCCGTCGTTCGACTTCGGCGACACCGTGACCGACCCCGCGAAGTTCGCCGCCACGGCCCAGGCGCTCGAGGACACCGGCGTGGCCGCCTACGCCGGCCAGGGCCCGAACATCGCCCAGCGCGCGGTGGTCCAGGCGGCCCTGTCGATCCACTCGGTCGAGGCACGCCACGCGGCCTGGATCCGCTTCATCAACTCGGGCGGCGCCTTCGGCGCCAACGGCCCGGCGCCGCGCTCCTTCGACTCGCCGAAGTCGGAGCGGTCGGTGCTGAAGGTCGTCACCGACACCGGCTTCCTGAAGGGCTAG
- a CDS encoding TetR/AcrR family transcriptional regulator has product MSQTAEPDRPLRADARRNRERILAAAKQLLAEAGADAQMDDIARRAGVGVGTLYRHFPTKDELLGALLKQKFVELKARAERHLELDDPWEGLTGMLRESALAMEHDVGEQRVLWQLTAESFAIAQPAHQELTEVGERLVARAHAAGVLRRDFEAAHIPTMMCGIGAAIAAQELPGPAGHGWRDVLEFLLAGLRAPGADAPTG; this is encoded by the coding sequence ATGAGCCAGACGGCCGAGCCCGACCGCCCGCTGCGGGCCGACGCACGCCGCAACCGCGAGCGGATCCTCGCCGCGGCCAAGCAGCTGCTCGCCGAGGCGGGCGCCGACGCGCAGATGGACGACATCGCGCGCCGTGCCGGGGTCGGCGTCGGGACGCTCTACCGCCACTTCCCCACGAAGGACGAGCTGCTCGGCGCGCTGCTCAAGCAGAAGTTCGTCGAGCTCAAGGCCCGCGCCGAGCGCCACCTCGAGCTCGACGACCCGTGGGAGGGCCTGACGGGGATGCTGCGCGAGTCCGCCCTCGCCATGGAGCATGACGTCGGCGAGCAGCGGGTCCTCTGGCAGCTCACCGCGGAGTCCTTCGCCATCGCCCAGCCCGCCCACCAGGAGCTCACCGAGGTGGGCGAGCGGCTCGTGGCCCGCGCGCACGCGGCGGGCGTCCTGCGCCGCGACTTCGAGGCCGCCCACATCCCCACGATGATGTGCGGCATCGGTGCCGCCATCGCGGCCCAGGAGCTCCCCGGGCCGGCGGGCCACGGCTGGCGCGACGTCCTCGAGTTCCTGCTGGCCGGGCTGCGGGCGCCGGGCGCCGACGCGCCAACTGGCTGA
- a CDS encoding MFS transporter codes for MTSSPQSHPSKWPALALLAMAQFVVVLDASIVNVALPSIGQDLHFSQENLSWVVNSYTLVFGGFLLLGGRLADLLGRRRMFLGGMLLFGLASLAGGLAESEAQLIAARAVQGLGAAIISPAALSIVTTTFAEGSERNTALGVWGAVAGSGGAAGVLLGGVLTDGLGWEWVLFVNVPIAAVVAFLAPRMLAESRDETEHRSFDLAGAFTVTAGLALLVYTLVDANDAGWGSSQTLVLGAISVALLVAFVVVERAQARPLVPFTIFRLRTLRGANVVGLLVGAGLFSMFFFISLYLQQVLGYEPLKAGLAYLPLALTIIVSAGVASQLVTKIGFKVTLIIGLVFVAAGLAWFSQVSAPGGTYVGDVLFPSLLAAAGLGFSFVPVTIAAVTGTRDDEAGLASGLINTSQQVGGALGLAILSTIATATTDDAIAGGERNPAVALTEGFQDAFLVGAGFAVLAAILASVLISSRDAREHAEAARRGDVAAAPVAV; via the coding sequence ATGACCTCCTCCCCGCAGAGCCACCCGTCCAAGTGGCCCGCCCTCGCCCTCCTGGCGATGGCGCAGTTCGTGGTGGTCCTCGACGCGTCGATCGTCAACGTCGCGCTGCCCTCCATCGGCCAGGACCTCCACTTCAGCCAGGAGAACCTCTCCTGGGTCGTCAACAGCTACACGCTCGTCTTCGGCGGCTTCCTCCTGCTCGGCGGCCGCCTGGCCGACCTCCTCGGCCGCCGCCGGATGTTCCTCGGCGGCATGCTGCTCTTCGGCCTCGCGTCGCTGGCCGGCGGCCTGGCCGAGTCCGAGGCCCAGCTCATCGCGGCCCGCGCCGTGCAGGGCCTCGGCGCCGCGATCATCTCCCCCGCCGCCCTGTCCATCGTCACCACGACGTTCGCCGAGGGCTCCGAGCGCAACACCGCCCTGGGCGTCTGGGGCGCGGTCGCCGGCTCCGGCGGCGCCGCGGGCGTGCTGCTCGGCGGCGTGCTCACCGACGGCCTGGGCTGGGAGTGGGTGCTCTTCGTGAACGTGCCGATCGCGGCGGTCGTGGCCTTCCTCGCGCCGCGGATGCTCGCCGAGAGCCGCGACGAGACCGAGCACCGCTCCTTCGACCTCGCGGGCGCCTTCACCGTGACCGCGGGCCTCGCCCTGCTCGTCTACACGCTGGTCGACGCCAACGACGCCGGCTGGGGCTCGTCCCAGACGCTCGTCCTCGGCGCGATCTCCGTGGCGCTGCTCGTCGCCTTCGTGGTCGTCGAGCGGGCGCAGGCCCGGCCGCTCGTGCCGTTCACCATCTTCCGCCTGCGGACGCTGCGCGGCGCGAACGTCGTGGGCCTGCTCGTCGGCGCTGGCCTGTTCTCGATGTTCTTCTTCATCTCGCTCTACCTCCAGCAGGTGCTGGGCTACGAGCCGCTGAAGGCCGGCCTGGCCTACCTGCCGCTGGCCCTGACGATCATCGTCAGCGCCGGCGTCGCCTCGCAGCTCGTCACGAAGATCGGCTTCAAGGTCACGCTGATCATCGGCCTGGTCTTCGTCGCTGCCGGCCTCGCCTGGTTCTCGCAGGTCAGCGCCCCGGGCGGCACGTACGTGGGCGACGTCCTGTTCCCGTCGCTGCTCGCTGCGGCAGGCCTCGGCTTCTCGTTCGTGCCGGTCACGATCGCCGCCGTCACCGGCACGCGCGACGACGAGGCGGGCCTCGCGTCGGGGCTCATCAACACCTCGCAGCAGGTCGGCGGGGCGCTGGGGCTCGCGATCCTGTCCACGATCGCCACCGCGACGACGGACGACGCGATCGCCGGCGGCGAGCGCAACCCGGCCGTCGCGCTCACCGAGGGCTTCCAGGACGCGTTCCTCGTGGGAGCCGGCTTCGCCGTCCTCGCCGCGATCCTCGCGTCGGTCCTCATCTCCTCCCGCGACGCCCGCGAGCACGCCGAGGCGGCGCGCCGCGGCGACGTGGCGGCGGCCCCGGTCGCCGTCTAG
- a CDS encoding NAD(P)(+) transhydrogenase (Re/Si-specific) subunit beta: MQLTTPLASVLTDVDFKACLYILSFGLFIYGLSGLTGPKTAVRGNRIAAVGMVIAVVTTLLVEDFNNPVLIIVGMVLGTAIGVPAAQRVKMTAMPQMVALFNGVGGGAVALISWAEFRQTGGFDGVATYIAIFSVFSAIVGSVSFWGSNIAFGKLQGLISGGSISLGPLQLPVQALVAAGTLACGVAIVADPQSEIVIVGLLVLSAVFGLLLVLPIGGADMPVVISLLNAFTGLAAAAAGVSLDNQALIVAGMIVGASGTILTQQMAVAMNRTITSVIVGGFGGDSVAPAGGGDGEQGTVRSTSAADVAIQMAYANQVVVVPGYGMAVSQAQHAVREMAKLLESKGVTVKYAIHPVAGRMPGHMNVLLAEADVPYDQLKEMDDINGEFNRTDVSLVIGANDVTNPDARTKPDSPIYGMPILNVDESQSVIVLKRSMNSGYAGIENPLFFNPKTSMLFGDAKGSIESVTEELKVL, translated from the coding sequence ATGCAGCTGACCACCCCGCTGGCGTCCGTGCTCACGGACGTCGACTTCAAGGCCTGCCTCTACATCCTGAGCTTCGGCCTGTTCATCTACGGCCTGTCGGGCCTGACCGGCCCGAAGACCGCCGTGCGCGGCAACCGGATCGCCGCGGTCGGCATGGTCATCGCCGTCGTCACGACGCTGCTGGTCGAGGACTTCAACAACCCCGTCCTGATCATCGTCGGCATGGTGCTCGGCACCGCGATCGGCGTGCCCGCCGCGCAGCGGGTGAAGATGACCGCGATGCCGCAGATGGTGGCGCTGTTCAACGGCGTCGGCGGCGGCGCGGTCGCGCTCATCTCCTGGGCGGAGTTCCGCCAGACCGGCGGCTTCGACGGGGTCGCGACGTACATCGCGATCTTCAGCGTCTTCTCGGCGATCGTCGGCTCGGTCTCCTTCTGGGGCTCGAACATCGCGTTCGGCAAGCTCCAGGGCCTCATCAGCGGCGGCTCGATCTCCCTCGGCCCGCTGCAGCTGCCCGTCCAGGCGCTCGTCGCCGCCGGGACGCTGGCCTGTGGCGTGGCGATCGTCGCCGACCCCCAGAGCGAGATCGTCATCGTCGGCCTGCTGGTCCTCTCGGCCGTCTTCGGCCTGCTGCTCGTGCTCCCGATCGGCGGCGCGGACATGCCGGTCGTCATCTCGCTGCTCAACGCGTTCACCGGCCTCGCGGCCGCCGCGGCGGGCGTCTCGCTGGACAACCAGGCGCTGATCGTCGCCGGCATGATCGTCGGCGCCTCCGGCACGATCCTGACCCAGCAGATGGCGGTCGCCATGAACCGCACGATCACCTCGGTGATCGTGGGCGGCTTCGGCGGCGACTCCGTGGCCCCGGCGGGCGGCGGCGACGGCGAGCAGGGCACCGTGCGCTCGACCAGCGCCGCCGACGTGGCGATCCAGATGGCCTACGCCAACCAGGTCGTCGTCGTCCCCGGCTACGGCATGGCGGTCTCCCAGGCGCAGCACGCCGTCCGCGAGATGGCCAAGCTCCTGGAGTCCAAGGGCGTGACCGTCAAGTACGCGATCCACCCGGTCGCGGGCCGCATGCCCGGTCACATGAACGTCCTGCTGGCGGAGGCCGACGTGCCCTACGACCAGCTCAAGGAGATGGACGACATCAACGGCGAGTTCAACCGCACGGACGTCTCCCTGGTCATCGGCGCCAACGACGTGACCAACCCGGACGCGCGGACCAAGCCGGACTCCCCGATCTACGGCATGCCGATCCTCAACGTCGACGAGTCCCAGTCGGTCATCGTCCTCAAGCGATCGATGAACTCGGGCTACGCCGGCATCGAGAACCCGCTGTTCTTCAACCCGAAGACGTCGATGCTCTTCGGCGACGCGAAGGGCTCGATCGAGTCGGTGACGGAGGAGCTGAAGGTCCTCTAG